GTATAGAAGAAAACGGGAGAAACTGGTGGAGCTGATTGCGGTGTCTCGCTTGCCAACGAAATGGGGCCTCTTCCGGGCTTACTGCTACCAATCCAAGCTCGATGGAACTGAGCACATTGCTGTTGTGAAGGTAACGCAATTCAGTTCTGTCACGTCCCCGTCTCCAGGACCTTGAGATTGGACAGAATATCTCCGGTGATCTCATCGTTCTGCAATGGCTAATGTTTGCAGGGCGACATCGGCGATGGTGAAGACGTCCTCGTGAGGGTGCACTCGGAGTGCCTGACGGGCGACATCCTCGGCTCTGCCCGCTGCGACTGCGGCGACCAGCTGGAGCTGGCGATGCAGCTGATCGAAAAGGCCGGCCGTGGCGTGCTCGTGTACCTCCGCGGCCACGAGGGCCGCGGCATCGGCCTGGGCCAGAAGCTCCGCGCCTACAACCTGCAGGACGAGGGCCACGACACCGTCGAGGCCAACGTCGagctcggcctcgccgtcgacgCCCGCGAATACGGCATCGGCGCCCAGGTACCCAGACCCCTCTCAATTAACACGCATCGATCCACAAGAATTCATCTTGGCTCATTTTGTCAGGATAACGGGGGAAATTGGGAAACTGATGTGCTAAAAATTGAAGCGTTTTCGATCCAAATGTCTGTTCCAGATACTCCGTGACATCGGCGTGCGCACGATGCGGCTGATGACCAACAACCCGGCCAAGTTCATCGGGCTCAAGGGCTACGGCCTCGCCGTGGTGGGGAGGGTGCCGGTGCTCTCCCCGATCACCAAGGAGAACCAGAAATACCTCGAGACGAAGCGGACAAAGATGGGGCACGTCTACGGCTCCGACCTCCCTGGCAGGCTGTCGGAGTTTGCCAATCCGCAAGACACTGCCGCTGACGAAGACGATACGCAAAACTGATAGAATACGATTACAACCACAAATTCTCATTTCTTTTCAGTTGTTCAATCCAAATAAGATTCAGACGGAGAACGAGAAATTGAAGAGAATTATCAATTGCGAGCTTATTACAGTGACAAGATATTCAGATACCAGACGTGGCAGTACCATTCATTTCATTGTTTCGTAAATCAGCATCACCAATTACACACTAATCCTCAACCCCTGACgaaggggaaggaggcggccAGAACACAAGGTCAAAGGATGGGGGGCATCATCTAGCAACCTAGGAGGAGGTGAACTTCGTGACGGCCTTGGTGCCCTCGGAGACGGCGTGCTTGGCGAGCTCGCCGGGGAGGACGAGGCGGACCGAGGTCTGGATCTCGCGCGACGTGATGGTGGGCTTCTTGTTGTACCTGGCGAggcgcgccgcctcctgcgCAAGCTTCTCGAAGATGTCATTGATGAACGAGTTCATGATCGACATGGCCTTGGAGGAGATGCCGATGTCCGGGTGCACCTGCTTGAGCACCTTGAAGATGTAGATCTTGTAGGTCTCCACGCtcttcttggccttcttcttgcCCTTCTTGTCGCCGCCCTCCTTGGACGCCGGCAGCCGCTTCTCGGCCTTGGGCTTCTTCTCCGCCTTGGGGGCCTTCTCGGCCTTCTCCTCCGCGGGCTTCTTCTCCGCAGGCTTCTTCTCCGCCTTGGGCGCCATCGCGCACGGATcgaagacgaagacgacggGAGGTTGAAGGAAACTCACGAGGAGGCTGGAAGAGTCAAGTCGGTCGGTGTGGTTGCGTACTGATGGAATGGGGAATCAGGTTGGGATTTATAGAAGGGAAGGGTAGCTCGCGATTGGTCGAGAGGCGGAGGGCGCGGATCGGAGACATGGAGGGATCCAGAGCGTCGGAGAGATCGGCGGTGCAGGTTGAGACACGTGGGGGAGACTCATTGGGCAGAAGTGGTGGGTCACGGATCTCAGAACGGTTAAAGGCAGTCAGCGGAAATTTTGGGCGCCCGAGCAGAAGCGGAGTGGGGCCCCGATTCCTTTCTTCAAGCTCGGCTCTTCTGGTGTGTGGGTCCCGATTGCAGGTTGGAGCATTACAATGAGTCCATGACGTGGAAATTATTAGAGCCTTTTATTTTCACACGTAACTAAAGACTGgttaaaaaaaagcaaaaagcAGAAGTTTGGGGTCAATGCCATTGCCATATCTTGAAAGCATTTTCGTCACCTTACTTTGCAAATGGTATATGATTTCTTTCCCCAATTAAAATGGTATAGAATACTAGGAAAAGGATTTGCTTCAAGGGGCTTGTGCTGTGATGCTTGTCAATTTGACAGCATTAAAAGCATATCAATGCGTCTTGTGCCAACACATTTTTCCATTTCCTGTACGAAATTGCAAAAACTCTCTCAACTTTGAAATATAAAGTATCATACCATTTGAaatttatctttaatataagGGATTTTTTAAGATTCTTTTTATTAACTAACATGCCCAACCCGAAGCCGATCAAAGCATGTGCATTGAACTTTAATGAGAGTCACATGCGACTTTTTCTATCTTCCTTAAAGTGTTCTAAAAATCATAAGATCCCTTGTATTTGGGTACGGATGGAGTAGATTTCTATTACATAGTTAAGCCCAGCTAGACCCATTAACCGACTAGCTAAAATTAGCTTGATTGGACCAACTAATCGAATAGTTTCTATCCAGCTAAGGTTTTAGTTAGGAATTAGTTGGCCCCATTGGATCCACCCTATCTAAAATTAGTTGATGGATTCAAATCAGTCCTAAATCTTTTGCTAGGAAGAGAGATAAATTGATTTCAAATTATGTGAAACCTCGATAATAACTTGTGACACCCTTTCGATCCTTAGGGCTCACCCCACGCCACCTTCTTTGTCACACCTCCTGTTGTGTAACTCTTCTCACAAGGCATAGTTTGTGGTATGATTGCAATTGAGGTTGACCGGTAGTCGAGGAGCGAATTATGTATGGATGCTCGAGTATTCCTTTTGCTAAAATCAAGTATGTTGTCGGTATATGCATTTGTATAGTTCTAAAACACATTGTTTGTTTCTTAAGTCATTATCTCGGCACAAACAACACCACATGGTCACTCGCAACCTTCCTAACAAGTCAACCAATACCATTCCCATCAAACCTCCACTTGATCCATTAACAACACACGGCTCCTACCACTAGCTCACTGTGCCTCTTATCGATGTCCCCTCTCCAACCTCGCACAATCAAAATCCCTTTATTTTCTCCTCCAAAATACCAAAATGGAAACTCTAGATCAGCCATATAGAGGTACGATTGTAGGAGATGTCAATGGTGACTAGTGAACCATAAGTGAGAGGAATGCATGCTCACAGCCTGTGGCACTAGCCGCCTACATGCAGCTACTCATGGTACACCAGCAAATGCACATGGAGGTAAAGGGTAGGCATGGATCAATGAGGATAGCAGTAGGTAGGCACGATAAGGGCCTCAGCAAAACAGGCAGGTGCTAGGAGGTGAGAATCCCTAATTCCCCTTCCTGTTCCTTAGTTGTTATTTCCCTTGCACAAATAATATTGTTATTGTGTTTATTTTCATGTAGACCATATTAGACCTGGATTgattttttaaaacttttgtgGCTTGGGAATACCTTAACTCAGAAACCTGGCGCTATAATCTTTGTTCTATACGAAATGGATTGTCTCCATTGCCCTTAACTTGTCAGTCGGCAACCAAGTTCCTCTATCTATTGGTGTGATTAGAcatatttcacattttttacTACCATTAAAAAATTGAACAATATAGGGAAATTATTACACGACAAGAATTCCCATTGCGCACATACATTAAAATATTCTTGTGGATGCATGTAATGAATAGATCGCACTTGCAGTTTCGGTTCTAAATTCATAGGATAGGACATCCTCCTATGCGTATTGGCTACCTCTGGCTTGTTAACTCATTTTCGTGCCACATTTTACTCTGCAATCAAGGCTAGTGAGACTTCTTGTCGCCTATCTTATGTTGCTAGCTCAATAAATTGATAATTTTCTAACTGAAAATGTTAGGCTGActaatttgtttttttagagTTAGCATGAAGATCGTGTATCTTTGAACATGTAGAATGAGTTCCAGTTCAAATGCAAGAGGGTTGAGGTTCGAAAGAATAGATAGAGCGAAAAAAGGATTACACGGAAGAGAAGATCGTGCGCTCCCAAGTCCCTAAAAAGAAACACCGTAGGCTTGGCGTCGCCCGGACTCGAACCGGAGACCTTCAGTGTGTTAGACTGACGTGATAACCAACTACACCACGACACCTAATCTGTTAGGTGTACAATTATATAAGTTTTTTTTGTATTGTCGGCATTTTGCTGGCTGAAATGTTCTGCTAGTAAAACGATTGGAGTCTCCGGCTCATGGCTACCGTGAGTTCTGTCGTTGTTTCGCGCTAAATCACAGCATTGACTTGCTTGCACGTGGAAGTGTGAAATAATGTATCACGAAAGATTGGCATCCAGAACGATGTGATGGTTTTGTGAAACGACACGAGACTCCTACTAGTTGAGTCCAAGAGGCAAGACGGCAAGAACCCTGCGATTTGTTCCTTTAGGGCAGGTTTGGCCGCGTTTCTTGGGGCTTCGGCGCCTGACACCAGTTACTTAGTCTCAAGAAGCCGGAGGAGGCACAATTTgtggctcctccagctccttgCCGGTTTgtgagggggaggagaagaagagagagaagaagctcCACGCTATAGTAAATAAACAACTCTATAGTAAATAAACAGTGAATGAACACAGTAAACTATCTTATGGGTACCTAGATTAGGGATACCTTAATCCATCAACAAATCTGGAAAAGGATGAGATTAGGAAGAAGACACCAATTGGGTCGAAAGAAAAATCACTATCATCATTACCCGGCAGATTGGTGGTGCCCCAGAAGGAGGCTCGGGAACCAAGATAAACATGCCGCTAGCCTAGCCCAAGTTACCAAGCGAAGGCCGAGGTGCAATGATGGACCAGGCCTATCACATCCCTAGGGTGTGGCTAGGTCTACCTAATATGACAACCGCAGTGGCGCTTGCGTGGGCCGAGACGAGAAAACGTGGGTTGGCCAGTCGGGCGCACCGTATTCTGTTCCTAGGAGGGCACGGCAACCGCTTCAAGACAAAGATCCCCAGTCAGGACGGCGTTGCAATGCTGTACCCGGTCATGCCCGCCTGGTCTCTATCCGCCATCATGGCGACGCCAGGTGATGAGACTGATGGCAGTCGCCACCCTCGGATACGTGTAGGGGTCGGGCCGGGTTCGGTGACTGAGGTGACCGGACAAACGGGCCCCGGACGAAGGTTTCGACGGAAGTCAAGCGAGGAGAAGCCCTGACTGAGGGATGGAGCCTACGACCACCGGTCAGAGGGAGATGCCCGACTGAATAAAAGGACGCGACCAACAGTGTAACCCCTTTCATGAGCTGTGTATTTAAGGGCATAGAGAGAAAGGGATTCGATCCCTAATAGAACACACTCACATACACACGCACCGtttgtaaccccctactacaaaTTTGAGCTCTCGAGCCTAGGAATAAAGAACTCACATCTcgaactggacgtagggcaagTTGTCCAAACTAGCATAAATCTCCAGTGTCTCGTAAGCTAATCCATCCAAGGATTTACGCAGCAAATCTTCACTAGTTGATGCTACTAAACGTCGACACTATCAGATGGAGCTGGAGCCGAGAGGAGCCCGGCCAAACTGGTCTTACTAGTTATTAGGAATCCTTAGGATCAATCATTTTTTTAGCTCGATGGTATCCAAGCACTAGGGATGGCAATTCTACTCGTGGGCACGGGTACTCGCGGGTTTGGACCCGATGGGTGAGGGTATGGGTATGAATTCTTGCCCGCGGGCGAGGGTATGGGCATAAATTCTCACCCGCGAGTAGGACGCGGGTACACAGCCTTACCCACGGGCACCTATCGGATACCCGAAATACAAGTATTGTGACCTCATAAATTCATGTCTTTGTAATGTTTATGTCTCATTTTCATGCGATTGTGTGAAGTATAAGAATTAATGTGAGATTGCATGAACTTTGAAATATGAGAGTGAGATTTTACTTTATAGTGCCATTAATTGTTGCACTTGCTCAAGAGGAAATATGGAAATACTTAACAAATTAAATGCAATTGCTTCCATTCAACTATAAAGTAGATCATGAAGTGAAGACAACGTAATAGAAAACAAAGTGTTTAGTTCTCCTATTTTTACTATTTGCATTAATTGTGTGGGTAGTAGAATCAAATTATACTTATTTTTAGACTTAGGATCATACATATTTTGTACTATCACGACTAAACCTGATAGATACCTGAAACCCACCCGTTGGATACCCAATGGGTGGGTACAAGATCTTACCCGACTAAACCTGATAGATACCTGAAACCTGTCGGATACCCAGTGGGTGGGTACAAGATCTTACCCGACTAAACCTGATAGATACCTGAAACCCACCCGTTGGATACCCAATGGGTGGGTACAAGATCTTACCCGACTAAACCTGATAGATACCTGAAACCTGTCGGATACCCAGTGGGTGGGTACAAGATCTTACCCGCTAAGCTTCGAGAGTACCGGTACAACTTGGAGTTTCAGTATTCTCGCAGGCGGGCATTTGCTTTACCTGTAAATCAGTTGCCATCCCGAGCACAGGCTATGTAACAACGCTACTCTTAATTTTGAATTCTCACGAGAATACGCATCTTGATGTGCTAACTGGATGATTTTGCTAACACAGTACTACATCACCGGATGATTTTGCTAAGGTCTCTATATGATCTAATCACACGGATCAGAATTGAGGTGACTACCCAAGAAACACCCAGATCAACTTGCAGACAGTGCATGCTGGATTATTTATCCGAGTTCTTCTTCAGGGACAAAATTAAGCCAACCTGCTGCGCTGCCAAATGGTTTCTGAACTGAGGTTATGTATCATTTCACACGAAGTTTCTAAGGTTAGTGGATAGCACATCCAGAACATAATGTATCAGacataaaaaaaaagtcaaactAAGATGCATTAGGCAAGTCACTTCTTTTTTATGATGTTCATCACGAAAATCATGATCAGGTGGCATCATGTTCAAAACATTTTCAACATCCACTCCATGCCACATAATACAATCGAATTTTTAGGATAAGCAACATTCCCGAGTTTCTCTGGCGAAGAGACCAACACCACCATACTAATGACACTGAATGGGAAATATACAGGGGAGAAGCCGAAATGCGGGCATCAGGTGGGCATCGGGTGATTGATAGTGAACAGCACCGATTGCAGCACTCGTTAAACTCCCCAGATGGCCCTCCTTCAGAGCATTTCCTGAGATTTGCGAACAATGCGCCTTACCTTTTTCTTGAACTCATCCCTCTTTTCTCTCCAATCCTTCTGCAAGAGAAAATTCAGATGTAAACAAGAGCAGAGTCCATCTGAAAGGAGCAAACCCTACATTTTACAGTGATTCAACTAATGCCAAATGTTGGTTACACTTGAGTTCACTACCCAAATGACAAAGGCAGAAGTGATGTGTGCCAATCCTTAGCTCAATGAGAAAACGATCTCAAGAATACTCACTCAGCGAATATGCAGATAATTACACAAGGAGTGTATGTAATGAAAGATTATATTAAAATGATGTATCcatcaataaaaaaaaattgaatgttgcaattgcaaatCAGGTAAGAGGATGCTTTTAAAGCTGCACTGGAATCATCACGATATAGTTTTCCTATGCAAAAAAGAGAATAATGTCAAGTGCACTTACAGCCGCTTCAATGTTCGCTGGAGACTCATCGTTTGGACTAGAGAGCATCGAAATGATGCTCAGAACTATACTTTCAACCTGCACGTGATGAAAGCACAATATATATTAGCAAAGGTAACACAACTATGGATCATTgcctgaagaaagaaaagaggtcCAACTTCTAGACCCAAACACACCCACACTAACCAGAACACACACTTCTAGAGTGTCACCAAGATACTCACACACGGACACACAGACACACCACACTAGGCAGGGTTAATTGATTAACAGTTTAACAGTATATAAATGGACCCCGCCGAAAAAACTGCCCTGTAGAACAAAGAGCGAGCAAAATATATGCCCTAAATAAGAAGCC
This sequence is a window from Setaria italica strain Yugu1 chromosome III, Setaria_italica_v2.0, whole genome shotgun sequence. Protein-coding genes within it:
- the LOC101783335 gene encoding histone H2B.11-like, yielding MAPKAEKKPAEKKPAEEKAEKAPKAEKKPKAEKRLPASKEGGDKKGKKKAKKSVETYKIYIFKVLKQVHPDIGISSKAMSIMNSFINDIFEKLAQEAARLARYNKKPTITSREIQTSVRLVLPGELAKHAVSEGTKAVTKFTSS